CGAATGACCTTATTACAAAAGCAAATGAAAAAAGCTCTATTATTCGAGATAACATGGCCCGTGGTTGGGTAGGGATTGTTCAAGATCGTTTAAGAAAGGTTGTTGAAAGTTAAGTGTCTTCTGCCGCACAGAAATATGATGTATTTCAGGCTATCGCCGATCCAACAAGAAGAGAGGTTCTAAAGCTTCTTTCGGAAAAAGAATTGCCTATTTCTGAGATTACTTCTCATTTTCCGATGAGCCGCACAGCAATAGCCAAGCATCTTCATGTTCTTTCAGAAGCAGAATTGGTGACAGGGCGTAAAGTTGGTAGGGAAAAAATATATCAGCTTCAGCCAGAGTCTTTTAAAGAGTTAAGTGAATGGTTATCTTATTATGAACAATTTTGGAATAACAAATTATCTATTCTTAAATATATAGTAGAG
The nucleotide sequence above comes from Psychrobacillus glaciei. Encoded proteins:
- a CDS encoding ArsR/SmtB family transcription factor codes for the protein MSSAAQKYDVFQAIADPTRREVLKLLSEKELPISEITSHFPMSRTAIAKHLHVLSEAELVTGRKVGREKIYQLQPESFKELSEWLSYYEQFWNNKLSILKYIVENNNE